The Aestuariibaculum lutulentum genome segment CTGTAAAATTTAGCCAATTCCTGATCTTCAAGTTCTTCAGATAACAACCTGAAACGTTCGCAACTTCTGGCTTCAATTAGGGCCGCGTAAAGTAAGCGGTGAACCAGCTGGGTTGTTCGGCTTCCGCCTTTGGGAAAGAATTTCGTTAATTCTATAACATAATCGTCACGTCGATCGCGTCCTAAAGTCCAGCCGCGCTCAATAATTTTATCGTGTACCATTTTAAAATGGCTGATTTCTTCCTTTACCAAGGCTGTCATTTCCTGAACTAAATCGGTGTATTCAGGAAAACTTACAATAAGCGATATCGCTGTGCTAGTTGCTTTTTGCTCGCAAAATGCATGATCGGTAAGTATTTCTTCAATGTTCTTTTCTACAATATTAACCCAACGTGGGTCTGTTGGTAATTTTAATCCTAACATACTATGTTGTTTTAGGTTTAATGTGGTATTCTTTAATTTCTATGGTTCCGTTTTCAAAAATGTTCAGAATAAAATCTCTGTAAATTTCAGTTTCTGGTATTTGAAAAGCGGTATGTAACTGAATTTTTTGTTCAGTTGAAGCTTCATGATTGATCCATACATATTGCATAATGGCCTTATCCCAAAACTCTGAGTTTTCAAACGACTTAAAAAGACGTTTGTCTAAAGCAGAATTAATAATGGATTCGGTATTCTTTGAAATCTGAATATGGGCTTCAAAGTTTTTGTAATGTGAATATATAATGGAATCGCGTTTATTTCTTTTGGTATAAACAAGAGGATTGCTCTCCGTTGAATGATAGTTGATTTTTACCTGAAATCCTGTGCTTAAAATGGTGTCTGTTACAATTTTTACAGGCGTTTCAGGAATAAAGTGTAACTCCTCACTGAAGGCTTTAAATAGATTGTCTTCTTTCAAAATGGCTTCGTTAGACATGTATGCACGTTCACGACCATCACAACTTATAAAACCTATAATAATGAAAATTAAATACAGTAGTTTTTTCATTTTAAATCCATTAAAGGTCTAAATCGAAAGTCTTTCTTAAGATATCGATATTAGCATTTTTTTCTTTAAGCTTTTCAAATTTCTCCATCGGGGTGTAAGCGTATTGTTTTTGTTTCACCTCGTTAACATCAATAGACAAACTAATGTCGTAATTGCTTAAAGACTTTCTAATATACGCCAAAAGATCGTATTGGTTACGCTCAACTTCAACTTTATTGGTTTCGGCAGGATATTCTACGTGTATTGTAGTGCCTTTTACTTTCGGAGTATCCATCGCCAAAATAGAGGCCAGGTTATGCAGACCTTTACTCCTTATAGAGTTTGTATATTCGTTCCAGGACGCGATAAGAGCTTGCTCAGTAAATGGTTCGCTTGGTAGATTTTCTTCATCTACAACAACTTCCATTTGTTTAATCTGGTGTTCTTTCTTAACCCGTAAACTACTTAGCGATAATCCGGATTTACGTTTATTATCGCTTTTTAAATCAATTTTAGCCGGCTGCGGCGCCTGAAAATTATTAGCAGGTATTTGCTTTTTTGGAGTTGTCTCTTCTATTGTAGTTGATGCCTTCGGAAGGTTAACAGGAACAGGAGTGATCCCTTTTTTCTTAAAGAAAGATGCCGGAATTATGTAATGTCTGCTATTTTTTTTTTCTCCATCAAAAGTGATAGAGGCAAGCTGCATAAGGCATAATTCAATGAGTAAGCGTTGGTTTTTACTTGTTTTATATTTTAAATCACAGTCGTTAGCCAGATTTATGGCCTCAAGTAAAAAGGCTTGTGTTGCTTTTTGAGACTGTTCTAAATATTTCTTTTTAGTTTCTTCACCAACTTCTAAAAGCTCAATGGTTTCAGGAGTTTTGCTTACCAGTAAATCTCTAAAGTGAGATGCTAATCCGGCGATGTAATGATGACCATCAAAACCCTTAGATAAGGTGTTGTTAAACTGAAGTAGTAAATCTGGAATCTTGTTTTCTAAAATTAAATCGGTACTGGTGAAATAGGTTTCGTAATCCAGTACATTTAAATTTTCGGTAACTGCTTGTCTGGTTAAGTCTTTACCTGAAAAACTAACGACACGATCGAAAATCGATAAGGCATCACGCATAGCACCATCTGCCTTTTGGGCAATAATATGCAGCGCATCATCATCAGCTTTTACGCCTTGTTCTTCAGCAATATATTTTAAATAGTCCTTAGCATCTTTAACTGTAATTCGCTTAAAGTCAAAAATCTGACAACGCGATAAGATGGTTGGGATAATTTTATGTTTTTCGGTAGTTGCTAAAATAAAAATGCAATGCTTTGGTGGTTCTTCTAGGGTTTTAAGAAACGCATTAAAAGCAGCCTGAGACAGCATGTGTACCTCGTCTATAATATAGACTTTATATTTACCAACTTGCGGAGGAATTCTAACCTGGTCCGTTAAGCTTCTAATATCGTCAACCGAGTTATTAGAGGCAGCATCGAGTTCAAAAACATTAAAGGCAAAATCTTCATCACCAGTTTCAGTTCCATCGCTGTTAATCATTTTAGCCAGGATACGCGCACAAGTGGTTTTACCCACACCTCGTGGCCCTGTAAATAGTAAGGCTTGTGCTAAGTGATTGTTATCAATGGCATTAAGTAAAGTGTTTGTAATGGCCTGCTGACCAACAACGTCTTTAAACGTTTGAGGTCTGTATTTACGGGCTGATACTACAAAGTGTTCCATTGATATTTTTTGATAAACAAAGTTAAAAATTCAAGTCAAAAATATATGTAAACCTTATAAAAATTAAACAGGAGTTATTAACAATTAATTGTATTTTTGCCCGCGAGTAAATCGCCTTATCGCTGTTTCAATTTATTTTGAAAGGGAGGAAAGTCCGAACACCATAGTGCATCATAGTGGTTAATGGCCACCGGCCGAGAGGTCAGGAAAAGTGCAACAGAAAGGATGTACAGGTAATGCTGTAGTGAAATCAGGTAAACTCTATGAGGTGCAATGCCATGTATACCAACGCTTGAGGGCGGCACGTTCGATTGTTGGAGGGTAGGCAGCTAAAGTGTACTGGTAACAGTACATTCAGATAAATGATAAGGGCTTTTAATTTTAAAAGTACAGAATTCGGCTTATAGGTTTACTTAAGTACAAAAAATCCTTCTGGTTTACCAGAAGGATTTTCCATTTAATAAAATCTGCCTTAATTTACTTTTTAGGGAAATAAGAGAGATCAGGTCGCATTTTACCGCTTACCTCTTCAAATCTTTCGGCATAATCCATAACTTTTTTGAACGTATCCCAGCTATCTGGACCTAAAAGTTTGTCATTTTCTTTAGCTTTTGTTGCTCCGTCAATTTCATCTTTTGAAGAGACAGCAACAAGATAGCAGTCTTCAGATGTGCCAAAACCATTTCTGTAAACGCGGTAATATTCTTTTGATTTTTTTGTTTCGTACATATTTTTCACGGCTTCCATACCTTCTCTTACCTTTTTCGCATTCTGAGGGGTGAAGTAAATATAGAACCACTTGCGGTAATCCTGGCCTTCCTGCATCATGCTGAAGCCTTCGGGCATATATGATAGATCTTTGACCAAATGAATAATATAGCTGCAGTGAGAGTCGTAACACTTATCGAAATCATCGAACAATTTACCAAAGTCGTCGCCCATAGCTTTAGCCATTTCGGCAAATGGACGATTATCTAAAGCTGCCATGTTTTCAATTTCAGAAATATAAAGATACTTTAGGTTATCGGTTGTTGCAGTTGCCCAATTAGCTTGAACATTATACTTTACGCAGGCTTCGTTAAAGGCTTTAGCGGTTTTTTCATAATCCTCAAGTTTCGATGGCTTTACATTATCCTGATGTATACGATACATTTGAGCAGAAACATTCGGAATTAAAACAATAATAAATATGATAGATAAAATGTGTTTTATAGTTTTCATGTTGGTATATTTTATTGAA includes the following:
- the miaE gene encoding tRNA-(ms[2]io[6]A)-hydroxylase — encoded protein: MLGLKLPTDPRWVNIVEKNIEEILTDHAFCEQKATSTAISLIVSFPEYTDLVQEMTALVKEEISHFKMVHDKIIERGWTLGRDRRDDYVIELTKFFPKGGSRTTQLVHRLLYAALIEARSCERFRLLSEELEDQELAKFYRNLMVSEANHYTMFLGFARKYGVKQEVDAKWQQLLEYEAEIMSKLGTSEAIHG
- the dnaX gene encoding DNA polymerase III subunit gamma/tau → MEHFVVSARKYRPQTFKDVVGQQAITNTLLNAIDNNHLAQALLFTGPRGVGKTTCARILAKMINSDGTETGDEDFAFNVFELDAASNNSVDDIRSLTDQVRIPPQVGKYKVYIIDEVHMLSQAAFNAFLKTLEEPPKHCIFILATTEKHKIIPTILSRCQIFDFKRITVKDAKDYLKYIAEEQGVKADDDALHIIAQKADGAMRDALSIFDRVVSFSGKDLTRQAVTENLNVLDYETYFTSTDLILENKIPDLLLQFNNTLSKGFDGHHYIAGLASHFRDLLVSKTPETIELLEVGEETKKKYLEQSQKATQAFLLEAINLANDCDLKYKTSKNQRLLIELCLMQLASITFDGEKKNSRHYIIPASFFKKKGITPVPVNLPKASTTIEETTPKKQIPANNFQAPQPAKIDLKSDNKRKSGLSLSSLRVKKEHQIKQMEVVVDEENLPSEPFTEQALIASWNEYTNSIRSKGLHNLASILAMDTPKVKGTTIHVEYPAETNKVEVERNQYDLLAYIRKSLSNYDISLSIDVNEVKQKQYAYTPMEKFEKLKEKNANIDILRKTFDLDL